One Cupriavidus pauculus genomic window, CATCGCCCCGCCCGCGGCGCGGCGCGGTCCTTCTTCGAATAGGCATGCAGCTCGCCCACCGACCACAAGCATCCAGCCCGCGCGGCTGAGCGGTTTACGCCATGAGCGACACGCATTCCCCAGATCCCCAGAATCCTCAGGACGAAGCGCAGGAAACCTTCATCTCCCACCTGATCGAGCTGCGCGAGCGGCTCGTGAAGGCGGTGGCCGGGGTGCTCCTCGTATTCGTCAGCCTGGTCTATTGGGCGCCCCTGATCTTCAACCTGTTCGCGCGGCCGCTGATGGAATCGCTGCCGAAGGGCGGCAAGATGATCGTCACGGACGTCACGGGCTCGTTCTTCGTGCCGATGAAGGTCACGCTGCTGGTGGCGTTCCTGATCGCGCTGCCGTGGGTGCTGTACCAGATCTGGCAATTCGTCGCGCCCGGCCTGTACCAGCATGAGAAGAAGCTGATCATGCCGCTGGTCTCGAGCAGCTACCTGCTGTTCCTGTGCGGCGTGGCGTTTGCCTATTTCCTCGTCTTTCCGACGGTGTTCCACTTCATGGCGCACTACAA contains:
- the tatC gene encoding twin-arginine translocase subunit TatC, producing the protein MSDTHSPDPQNPQDEAQETFISHLIELRERLVKAVAGVLLVFVSLVYWAPLIFNLFARPLMESLPKGGKMIVTDVTGSFFVPMKVTLLVAFLIALPWVLYQIWQFVAPGLYQHEKKLIMPLVSSSYLLFLCGVAFAYFLVFPTVFHFMAHYNAPLGAEMSTDIDKYLSFAMTTFLAFGITFEVPVVVVVLVRFGVVELAKLKQIRPYVIVGAFIIAAVVTPPDVLSQLLLAVPLIALYELGLILARFITPPAVAEPAASETPAE